Within Trichoderma atroviride chromosome 2, complete sequence, the genomic segment GATAATGATGGTGCGTCGCCGTCCAAGCCCCGAGGGGGCGTAAATGGTGCAGGTGTTTTGGCCACGTCTGCTCTGCGATGAGCCGATGCATTGGCGGCCTGTTTCTCCCTCCCACGCTCGTCTTTAAGTTCTCTGACCATGGCCTGGATCTCATCGGCACTTAGTAACGGTGTTCCGCAAAATGTACACGGGCCCAATCCCTCTTTTAAACAGATGACTTTTCCACATGAGAGGCAGTTTGGTGCGGCTGCTTGAATGGGGTGCCTCGTTGCCACGCAGTTGCATCTCCTCGATTTCGCATCCTTCTCCAGCGTTGGATTTGTCGTAATCTCCAGAGACCTGATAGCCGCATCCAGATCTGCCAATGCCGTTGACTGGCCGGCCATTGGCACGCCTCCCGATATTGAGACTTTTGTGACATTCCCGCTGGTTGCCGGCTTTGGCGTAGATGTACGAGACACAGGTGTAGATATAGATTTCGGTTTTGACTTCTTTGATAGACCATCAGATATGAGGTAACCacttgctgccaaagactTTTGTTGCGGTGCCGGCGCTTCCACCTTGGCAGGCTGCGCCTTCACTGGGGTAGGTTCCTTGATAGAAGGTCTTGGCGGTGAGTTTCCTCTTGATGGTTGGTTGCTATTGGGGGCACTGGATCGCTGGGTTATGTATTCCAGATCAGAATCCTTTTTGCTATATGCCTTTCCCGCCGGGCCGGCATAATCGTCCACCCTTCGAGCTTCGAGTGCATGCAGCGgcgccttctttttcttggcctGCCTTGCATGTCTCGGCACTGGCTCTATCGTttcggcagcagcagcgggtTTTTGAGCTTTGGACTGATTttttgaagacgacgaagccgaAGGGGTCGGAGCAGCCGCAGGTTGAGGCTGAGGGACTGTAGGGTCTTTCCGGCGGGCGTTGAATGTAGCTATAAAGTCGATGACGGGGGGCGAGTCGCCAAGAAGATTGCTAAAGTGCGTTACGGCTTCGGGCTTGGAGAGAGTTGCAGCATAGTCGAGAActtgctgcagctcatcGTCTGGCAGAGGGAGCAGGCGGGAGAGCTGGTGGATGGACATTTTGGCAGCTGTAGATGTTGGATTGGCGAAGCTCAGTGGTAGCGTCACTGAAGAGCATTTGGAGGGGCCAAAAGCTCCAAGCTGGCGGGCTTATCAGCGCCTACTTATCAGGAAAGCTAGATGAGTCATGCCGAAAGCAGAAATTACGCTGCTCAGGGCCTTGACAAATAAAATCCATAGACTTCTGTAGCATTGTATGTGAGTGTCAGTGAGGCCAAATTATAATGCGCGTCACATGCATTGtattgcattgcattgcattggaCATCAATATTGACCAGTGACGAGCGAGAAAAGGCGTTTTAGCGGCATAATCAACTCATCACGTACTTGTCAGCAATTCTTGTAATATCTTTAAGAGAGGAAACTCTATTAGATTCGGTAGTTTACACAGTCTACGCTGCTCGTCATCAATTATGAACATCTAAGAACATTATTCAGCTTCCAGCTCTATAATTGTACCACTTCATCGTGCCAAACGATTttcgccgccgtcgccgtcttaATAGAAcccaagaagaaaggaaaatcaTGACCCCGTCGCCGGCTGCTgacggccagcagcccatgCCTCAATCTTCCTCTTGCGTTCCTCGACTCTCCTCTCAAATTCAGCCACCTTTGCTAATcgctccttctcttcttcctctgtcttcttcttctcaatctccttcttgCGCGCAGCCTCGCGCTTGAGCTGTTCGGGTCGGCGTTCAGCAATGTCACGCGGGCGGTAGTCGCTGAATCCCTTCTTCAAAACAATTTCAATGACCCAGCATAGCGCATAGTCGACAACCATGACTGTGGTCATCTTGGTCTTGAACTCTTCGGTAAACGGCACAAGCTTCATCTGCTCATTGATTTCAGGCATGAGCTCCAGGGCACAGACAAAGGCGAGACCAGACACGCCAACAATTCCGTAAAACATGGCCCTGTTCTCACGAATACCTTCACGGAATGGTCGACCCTGGTAGTTGATGGCGAAAGTAGAAATCTGCTGAATAAGCTGAAGCAAGTAAACCGCAGAGTTGAGTAGCGATGGGGCGAATTCGGCTTCCAGATCAATGTCTCCTGAGCGTCTATAGCAAAGTCAGTAAATCATGCGATACCCAAGGAGATGCTTGGCACTTACGGATCAATCTTGTCGCACAAACGAGCGATATAGATAAGAGTGACAATGTGAACGGCGAACTGGCCAAGAATAGATCCAATGATGTAGACGTTGAATATGTTTGGCTGAGGTCGCTCTTTGCTAAGTCCTTCCACGACTCGAGCTCTCGAAATGCTCAGAAAACAGACAGACATGAGCATTCCACTGATGGTATATTGAGTGTCGCCAAATTTGATGCCCTCGAGATACAGAACGGACAGGGAGTAAGCGCTAATGAGGCAGTTCAATGCGAGAATCTTGTACATTTGGATCGTGGCAACAAGCGTGCAACGGCCCTGACGGATAATATTAGGAATAGCAATAACATCGCGAAGCTTTGAGGTGAATGGCGCAGCAACTGAAGCATCGCCCAGTTTCAAAGTCGGGGGTTCATCATCACCCATCTCAGCTTCCATCATGCTGGTTGTCAGCTTATCAGCCAAGGAGGCGGCTTTCTTGTTGACATCTTGTTGGCGATTGCTCAAGATGGTCTGGGCTCCAGGAGAGGTAATGGTCTCCACGGGATGACCATGCTGTTTGATGTATTCTTCGGGCGTAATATTCTTTCTGGAGGCCTCGCGCTCAATCGCCTTTTGATAGTTGGGATTGGTAGGTCCAGGAGGGTAGAGGTGAGCGATAAGGACGGGAACGGGAGGCGAAGGTTGATTGAATCGGTTCATGAGCTCGCACTGCTTCTGATACATTTCCTTGAGCTTAGTGTTGCGAGCATGTTCTGCAATGCGGGTCAAATCTTCCTTGGTACCATTGAGGAGAGCAACACCAATATGAGCCTGCTTCAGAGCCCCGACATCGTTGGTTCCGTCACCGGCCATCAAGGTATAGTAGCCCATATCCTTGAGGCCGAGAAGAatgtcttctttctgctttgGCGATACACGAGCGTAGACCCAAGTATGGCGGAGAAGGTCGTACCATCCAGCCTGATCTTTGAACTTGGCAAGAGCGTATCCAGTCACACAGATATCCTTGTTCTTCAGAATTTCGGGATCGATTGGCTTAGAAGGATCGACGTGAATGCTGGTTTTGTCGTCAACACTCTTCCAGATAAGCTTCTCGCCGCCGGCATTGTCCTCAGGGGCATCCAGAATAAGAACATCTCGGTCAACAATTTCGACTTCTCGAGCGACGTGGACAGCGGTCAGAGGGTTGTCACCAGTGATCATGACAACACGGTGGCTACTCTCGTTGAGCATCTGTACAGCCTCTTTAGCATCTTCTTTGA encodes:
- a CDS encoding uncharacterized protein (EggNog:ENOG41~BUSCO:EOG092D3FNY) — encoded protein: MSIHQLSRLLPLPDDELQQVLDYAATLSKPEAVTHFSNLLGDSPPVIDFIATFNARRKDPTVPQPQPAAAPTPSASSSSKNQSKAQKPAAAAETIEPVPRHARQAKKKKAPLHALEARRVDDYAGPAGKAYSKKDSDLEYITQRSSAPNSNQPSRGNSPPRPSIKEPTPVKAQPAKVEAPAPQQKSLAASGYLISDGLSKKSKPKSISTPVSRTSTPKPATSGNVTKVSISGGVPMAGQSTALADLDAAIRSLEITTNPTLEKDAKSRRCNCVATRHPIQAAAPNCLSCGKVICLKEGLGPCTFCGTPLLSADEIQAMVRELKDERGREKQAANASAHRRADVAKTPAPFTPPRGLDGDAPSLSEAAVKAREHRDKLLNFQAQNAKRTTVRDEAADFDVSGAMSGTGSMWATPEERAKELKRQQKIMREMEWNARPGYEKRQQVISIDLSGRRVVKTVAPIERPVTPEEDDYDEPEDTGVLRETSGNKNAGGAFSTNPLLGAAVRPVYDAKGKGGEAEGRGSRGKGWRRVQDDLDDNEGVILDGGAYGLQGVGGDEPERG